A single window of Candidatus Methanoperedens sp. DNA harbors:
- the ftsZ gene encoding cell division protein FtsZ, with translation MTADLSKMVKAAKPSIAVIGLGGAGCNIITRISQKGMAGGRIIAANTDINHLATIRKADKLILLGKKLCKGYGCGGSPEMGAEATKENLPEIKAVLQDVNLLFLVAGMGGGTGSGAIPVVAGVARELGILTIACVTIPFKLETARREKAREAIKALTECCDSTIVIDNIKLSEIAGDLPLNDALSVANALVGDFVRNITETITQPSIVNLNFADLRTVTEQGGIGAIGIGEGDGENRITKAVSHALAVPLLDISDISATYGVLIHIAGGEDMTLEEVAVAGERILDKVPTKRVLWGARVDSSLTGRVRIMAVLTGIKSPTLKAGENEITDRYHPLIIPV, from the coding sequence TTGACAGCTGACTTAAGTAAAATGGTAAAAGCCGCAAAACCCTCAATAGCGGTAATAGGTCTTGGGGGTGCCGGCTGCAATATAATAACGAGGATCTCACAGAAGGGAATGGCAGGTGGCAGAATCATAGCAGCTAATACTGATATTAATCATCTTGCCACGATAAGAAAGGCGGATAAGCTTATTTTGCTTGGAAAAAAATTATGCAAAGGGTATGGATGCGGGGGCTCCCCTGAGATGGGAGCAGAGGCAACCAAGGAAAATCTGCCTGAAATAAAGGCAGTTCTTCAGGATGTAAACCTGTTATTCCTGGTAGCTGGAATGGGAGGAGGCACTGGCTCAGGCGCAATACCTGTAGTTGCGGGAGTTGCAAGGGAACTTGGAATACTAACCATCGCATGTGTAACAATCCCTTTCAAGCTAGAGACGGCGCGAAGGGAAAAGGCAAGGGAGGCGATAAAAGCTCTCACAGAATGTTGCGATTCTACCATAGTAATCGATAACATCAAACTCAGTGAGATCGCCGGGGACCTACCTCTAAACGATGCTCTGTCAGTTGCCAATGCCCTTGTTGGGGATTTTGTCAGGAATATTACCGAAACCATTACTCAGCCAAGCATTGTCAATCTCAACTTTGCCGATCTGAGAACCGTGACAGAGCAGGGAGGAATAGGTGCTATAGGTATAGGTGAGGGCGACGGTGAAAACCGTATTACTAAAGCAGTCAGTCATGCTCTGGCAGTTCCCCTGCTAGATATCTCGGATATTTCAGCAACTTATGGTGTATTGATCCATATCGCGGGCGGTGAAGATATGACACTTGAAGAGGTTGCAGTTGCGGGCGAGCGTATCCTGGATAAAGTGCCTACCAAACGAGTTTTATGGGGTGCCAGGGTGGACAGCTCTCTTACTGGCAGAGTGCGGATCATGGCGGTTCTCACAGGGATCAAAAGCCCCACATTGAAAGCAGGTGAGAATGAAATAACAGATCGTTACCATCCTCTAATCATTCCAGTATGA
- a CDS encoding sulfite oxidase-like oxidoreductase, whose protein sequence is MPRLPPNQRLTTNFPVLHFGKVPEFDSKTWDFHVEGLVENPVKLTYDELLALEKTVDVSDFHCVTGWSRFDNKWEGIRFSDLAKLVRPKSNARFATIEAEGGYTTSLALSELMQPDVILAYNFDGKPLEALHGGPLRLVVPKKYAYKCAKWVRKIVFTEEKDLGFWEQRGYSDSADPWKEERYSY, encoded by the coding sequence ATGCCCCGTCTTCCCCCAAACCAGCGCCTGACAACAAATTTCCCTGTCCTTCATTTCGGAAAAGTACCGGAATTCGATAGCAAAACATGGGATTTCCATGTTGAAGGGCTTGTTGAAAATCCAGTAAAGCTGACATACGATGAGTTGCTCGCGCTTGAAAAAACAGTGGATGTCAGCGACTTTCATTGTGTGACAGGATGGAGTCGGTTTGATAATAAATGGGAGGGCATTCGATTCAGTGACCTGGCAAAACTCGTAAGACCAAAAAGCAATGCGCGGTTCGCTACGATTGAGGCTGAGGGTGGATATACAACCAGCCTTGCACTTTCTGAACTCATGCAGCCTGATGTCATTCTTGCATACAATTTTGATGGAAAGCCGCTTGAAGCATTGCACGGCGGGCCGCTTCGGCTTGTCGTCCCGAAAAAATACGCATACAAGTGCGCCAAATGGGTGAGGAAAATTGTGTTTACGGAAGAAAAGGACTTGGGTTTCTGGGAGCAAAGGGGTTACAGCGACAGCGCAGACCCGTGGAAAGAGGAGAGGTATTCGTATTAG
- a CDS encoding NDP-sugar synthase: MKTCIMCGGEGTRLRPLTFDRPKPMIPLLNKPSLVHLVEHLAIEGFNDIVLTLGYLGGEIEAALGDGSMYGVHVEYVHEQEKLGTAGGVKNAEKLFEGEPFMVVGGDHVMDLELREFVRFHEKNDSPVTIGLIPIDDPRDYGIADLDVNNRINRFFEKPGPGEIFSNLASTGIYVCDPEIMKWIPQKKYDFAKDLFPDIMKKGENINGFLVHGKWTDIGNPQAYREACRWMLEQMPGTKISGRLNIKDARVTGPIEIGHDVSLGSNSSIVGPIVIGENTIIGDNVLIGPYTSIGSNCKIGNNSRILSSYIFNGVEIGANTAVSSAIIDNSTRIKDSCILETGTVIGPRVIIGEEVTVNSMVRVWPEVRVKNGTKVDENLGNEDFGNNIKGS, from the coding sequence ATGAAAACATGTATAATGTGTGGTGGCGAGGGAACAAGGCTTCGTCCGCTTACTTTTGACCGGCCAAAGCCGATGATTCCGCTATTGAACAAACCATCTTTAGTTCATCTTGTGGAACATCTGGCTATTGAGGGTTTCAACGATATCGTGCTTACACTGGGTTATCTGGGTGGGGAAATTGAAGCCGCATTGGGAGATGGGAGTATGTACGGCGTGCATGTCGAATACGTCCATGAGCAGGAAAAACTGGGGACAGCAGGAGGAGTAAAGAACGCTGAAAAGCTGTTTGAAGGTGAGCCATTCATGGTAGTTGGAGGCGACCACGTAATGGATCTTGAACTTCGCGAATTTGTCCGTTTCCATGAAAAAAACGATTCACCTGTTACAATAGGCCTTATTCCGATCGATGATCCGCGCGATTATGGTATAGCGGATCTTGATGTTAATAACAGGATCAACAGGTTTTTTGAAAAACCGGGGCCTGGAGAGATATTTAGCAATCTTGCAAGTACCGGTATTTACGTTTGTGACCCGGAGATAATGAAATGGATCCCTCAAAAGAAATACGATTTTGCAAAAGACCTTTTCCCGGATATTATGAAAAAAGGTGAGAACATCAATGGTTTCCTTGTGCACGGCAAGTGGACGGATATCGGGAACCCGCAGGCTTACAGGGAAGCATGCAGATGGATGCTGGAACAGATGCCGGGCACAAAAATTTCAGGAAGACTGAATATCAAAGATGCAAGAGTAACAGGGCCAATTGAAATAGGGCATGATGTGTCGCTCGGTTCAAATTCCTCCATTGTAGGCCCTATAGTGATCGGGGAAAACACAATTATCGGGGATAATGTCCTGATAGGCCCCTACACATCGATAGGCTCAAACTGCAAAATCGGAAATAATTCAAGGATACTCTCTTCATATATATTTAATGGTGTTGAGATCGGCGCAAATACTGCGGTTTCCAGCGCTATTATTGATAATTCTACCAGGATAAAAGATTCGTGTATACTCGAAACAGGTACTGTTATCGGCCCCAGAGTTATTATCGGGGAAGAAGTGACGGTAAATTCAATGGTCAGGGTATGGCCTGAAGTCAGGGTAAAAAATGGAACTAAAGTAGACGAGAACCTCGGGAATGAGGATTTTGGAAATAATATTAAGGGTTCCTAA
- the rpiA gene encoding ribose-5-phosphate isomerase RpiA yields MKNCTQNPKQAVGEHAARLVKNNMIVGLGTGSTTAYAIKELGRRVADGLDILGVPTSYQSAFLATENGIQLTTLDEHPVLDIDIDGADQVANFIAIKGGGAAHTREKIVAESAKKFVVIVDESKMADVLSHPVPLEVIPAARKLVEKNVAKLDGKTQVRMGVNKDGPVISDNGNFIMDADFGKINDPVSLNKELSYCTGIVEHGIFTNVDVVYIGKKDGTVKIIET; encoded by the coding sequence ATGAAAAATTGCACTCAAAATCCCAAGCAGGCCGTCGGAGAACATGCAGCCCGGCTTGTAAAAAACAATATGATAGTGGGGCTTGGTACAGGCTCCACAACTGCCTATGCGATAAAAGAACTGGGAAGACGCGTTGCCGATGGCCTGGATATCCTTGGTGTCCCCACGTCATACCAGTCGGCATTTCTGGCAACTGAGAACGGTATCCAGCTCACTACGCTTGATGAGCATCCTGTTCTTGATATTGATATTGATGGCGCGGACCAGGTCGCAAATTTCATAGCGATTAAAGGCGGCGGAGCAGCGCATACACGTGAAAAAATTGTTGCTGAATCCGCAAAAAAGTTCGTTGTAATCGTTGATGAATCAAAAATGGCTGATGTGCTGAGTCATCCGGTTCCACTTGAAGTCATACCAGCGGCGCGCAAACTCGTTGAAAAGAATGTGGCAAAACTCGATGGAAAAACGCAGGTACGTATGGGCGTCAATAAGGATGGCCCGGTCATCTCGGATAACGGGAATTTCATAATGGATGCGGATTTCGGGAAAATCAATGACCCTGTATCATTAAATAAAGAGCTTTCGTATTGCACAGGAATTGTGGAACATGGTATATTCACAAATGTAGATGTAGTATATATCGGGAAAAAAGACGGGACTGTGAAAATAATAGAGACTTAG
- a CDS encoding DUF367 family protein has translation MIPLHCYHANQCDPRKCTGRKLARFDFAKLHKNPGTLPRQAIFLDPFAEQALSPADNTKNGIVVLDCSWVEVERVFPILQKLMMIHRALPFLLAANAVNFGKPFKLSTVEAFAAALYILGEKEQAALILNKFKWGPIFIELNLEPLERYSQARDSTEVVKIQSDYLG, from the coding sequence ATGATTCCGCTTCACTGTTATCATGCCAACCAGTGCGACCCCAGGAAATGCACCGGCAGAAAGCTTGCAAGGTTTGACTTTGCAAAGCTCCACAAAAACCCAGGAACACTTCCCAGGCAAGCGATATTCCTCGACCCCTTTGCCGAGCAGGCGCTGTCACCTGCCGACAATACAAAGAATGGGATCGTAGTTCTTGATTGCTCATGGGTGGAAGTGGAACGCGTGTTCCCGATCCTCCAGAAACTTATGATGATACACCGTGCCCTTCCGTTCCTGCTTGCGGCAAATGCAGTGAATTTCGGGAAGCCTTTTAAATTAAGCACTGTGGAAGCTTTTGCTGCCGCGCTTTATATACTCGGCGAAAAGGAACAGGCTGCGCTCATTCTTAATAAATTCAAATGGGGCCCCATATTCATTGAATTGAACCTCGAACCTCTTGAGAGATACTCACAAGCAAGGGATAGCACAGAGGTTGTAAAAATCCAGAGTGATTATTTAGGTTAA